In Lewinellaceae bacterium, a single window of DNA contains:
- a CDS encoding response regulator gives MNSRSFAQTKNINITHLTTRDGLSNNHVTAVLEDRKGFIWLATSDGLNKWDGYGFEVFKKDSNDPESLPGNYILCLAEDDSQNIWIGTNNHGLARYNTAEQRIYRYEALPDNNTIPGNIIRCITVDKQNNVWIGTNYGLALYSEGTDNFTRMSFPSETTDRLEYTLDIRDIVQIDRQKLVIQSNQGLFNFDLATEKMTKAENPLPAIDRLLFRQKEPICYDRKNQLWIGSTRGLIRYNLLTKSHQIYQNDKNDKNSISSNNFSAIFEDSQGHIWIGTSNRGLNRYNEETDDFTVVKNEFYPESQLSTDIVTYIYEDSHASLWFASMEGGAGYFNDRNKKIEYFKHTPNDPNSISSNKVGAIHQDENGDIWIGTKDGELNKLLNERRTIERYRLKTASIAPSILDIEQAGPNLFYVTGWQTGLYAFNTQNGRFTDLMKGARINGKQILIDIKGMKLDSKGKLWLATHSADGIVVYDPAFDKFYNRDSPGPYPTELLSVEYAVSFEEDSQNRLWVISYAGVYLFDGAFHAFNHDPADPQTLSTDYAYTLYEDKAKNIWVGHANGLDRLYERGGKWIAERYSNQYELPNNIKGILEDDNGCLWLSSNREITRFHPATRAAKHFYIDNEIPNHEFYERSCLRSANGELYFGGTNGLIKFHPDSLDDHEEGHRVHLVDFQIFNESQKVGGENSPLTRSISDTKAVVLNYNQSVLTFEYVAVHYNKLRPLEYAYRMEGFDEHWYFVGDKRFATYTNLPPGDYTFHVKVAEGAQLREGSGTSLKITIRPPIWRTNLAYVIYLLIILLIFYAYRKSVLYREKLRNQLALDQIEIQNVRNNNLMKLRFFTNISHEFRTPLTLIKAPIEKLMESGDQLDAEEQKYHYQLIKNNTGKLLQMVNQLMDYRKLEAGNLVLEPSRGDIVSFCRDMWSVFSPLAAKKDITYDFHSSVPSLSMEFDPDKLDKIISNILSNAFKYTLEHGHIVLAIEKKESANKPEQAQEPFLSIRIVDDGVGIPEKDLPFIFDRFYSQERKGARKKEGTGIGLTLAQELTKLHGGEISARSEEGKGSEFEILLPIGKCHAPDKEEERKPADRSWEKEYTDEAMGRKADERKKADNDRDTSVPKYRLLVVEDDEEMGLFLQKELSADYKVSLAKDGEEGLRKAFFDIPHLIISDVTMPNMDGITFCRSIKSDERTSHIPVVLLTARHAQGKQLEGLESGADDYIFKPFNLAILKSRVNNLLQSRRELMEKFKKGTGLEFDHEGIERKDRDLIQSIIEIVLKHIQEEKLNADFLAERINMSRSMVYLKIESLTGQSVNEFIRNIRLKRSTQLLLESDRTVTEIAYAVGFNSQSYFTRSFIKQFGVSPKEFIKKHTGKSEHN, from the coding sequence TTGAACAGTCGCAGCTTTGCCCAGACTAAAAACATCAACATTACGCATCTTACGACCAGAGACGGCCTATCCAACAATCATGTAACTGCTGTATTGGAAGACCGCAAAGGCTTTATCTGGCTGGCTACGTCCGATGGGTTAAACAAATGGGATGGCTATGGTTTTGAAGTGTTTAAAAAGGATTCGAACGACCCGGAATCTCTTCCCGGCAATTATATTTTATGCCTGGCCGAAGATGATTCTCAAAATATATGGATCGGCACCAACAATCATGGGTTAGCCAGATACAACACTGCCGAGCAGAGAATTTACCGGTACGAAGCCCTTCCAGACAACAACACCATTCCCGGCAACATTATCAGATGCATCACGGTAGATAAACAAAACAACGTATGGATTGGCACCAACTACGGCCTGGCTCTGTACAGCGAAGGAACGGACAACTTCACCCGGATGTCGTTTCCCTCCGAAACCACCGACAGGCTCGAATATACCCTTGATATCAGGGATATTGTTCAAATCGACAGGCAGAAACTGGTGATTCAAAGCAATCAGGGGCTTTTCAATTTTGATCTCGCCACTGAGAAAATGACAAAAGCCGAGAACCCGCTCCCGGCAATCGACAGGTTGCTATTCAGGCAAAAGGAGCCGATCTGCTACGATCGCAAAAACCAGCTCTGGATCGGCTCCACCCGGGGGTTGATCCGGTACAACCTGCTCACCAAATCCCATCAGATTTACCAAAACGATAAAAACGATAAAAACAGCATCAGCAGCAACAATTTTTCGGCGATATTCGAAGACAGCCAGGGGCATATCTGGATCGGGACCAGCAACCGGGGGCTCAACCGGTATAATGAGGAGACGGATGATTTTACGGTGGTGAAAAATGAATTTTACCCGGAATCTCAACTGTCCACTGATATTGTCACCTACATCTACGAGGATAGCCACGCCAGCCTTTGGTTTGCCAGCATGGAGGGGGGCGCCGGCTATTTCAATGATAGAAACAAAAAAATTGAATACTTCAAGCATACCCCCAATGACCCCAATAGCATCAGCAGCAATAAGGTAGGGGCTATTCACCAGGATGAAAATGGCGATATCTGGATTGGGACCAAGGATGGCGAATTGAACAAATTGCTGAATGAAAGAAGGACCATAGAAAGATATCGCCTGAAAACTGCGTCCATTGCCCCCAGCATACTGGACATCGAGCAGGCCGGCCCGAATCTTTTTTATGTTACGGGCTGGCAAACGGGGCTTTATGCATTCAACACCCAAAATGGCCGGTTTACAGACCTGATGAAGGGGGCCCGGATAAATGGCAAACAGATTTTAATTGACATCAAGGGCATGAAGCTCGATTCAAAAGGCAAGTTGTGGCTCGCAACCCACAGCGCAGATGGCATCGTCGTCTACGATCCAGCCTTTGATAAATTCTATAACCGCGATTCGCCAGGCCCATACCCTACCGAGCTACTCAGCGTAGAATATGCCGTTTCTTTCGAGGAGGATAGCCAAAACCGGCTATGGGTTATCTCCTATGCGGGAGTTTACCTGTTTGACGGGGCCTTTCACGCCTTTAACCATGACCCTGCTGATCCGCAAACCCTGAGTACAGATTATGCTTATACCTTATACGAAGACAAAGCAAAAAATATCTGGGTTGGACATGCCAATGGGTTGGACAGGCTCTATGAACGGGGGGGCAAATGGATCGCGGAGCGCTACAGCAATCAATATGAATTGCCCAACAATATCAAAGGCATACTGGAGGATGACAATGGTTGCCTGTGGCTGAGTTCGAACCGGGAAATCACCCGGTTTCACCCGGCCACCCGGGCCGCCAAGCATTTCTATATTGACAATGAAATACCGAACCACGAATTTTATGAGCGTTCTTGCCTGAGAAGCGCCAATGGCGAACTGTATTTTGGAGGTACCAACGGCCTGATCAAATTTCATCCGGACAGCTTGGATGATCATGAAGAAGGCCACCGGGTACACCTGGTAGACTTTCAGATTTTTAACGAATCCCAGAAAGTGGGGGGCGAAAATTCTCCTTTAACCCGGTCTATCAGCGATACCAAAGCCGTTGTGTTGAACTACAACCAATCTGTCCTCACTTTCGAATATGTCGCCGTTCACTACAACAAATTGCGCCCGCTGGAATATGCCTACAGGATGGAAGGGTTTGATGAGCATTGGTACTTTGTGGGAGACAAGAGGTTTGCCACCTATACCAACCTGCCGCCAGGCGATTATACCTTCCACGTAAAAGTGGCGGAAGGCGCCCAGCTTCGCGAGGGGTCCGGTACTTCCCTGAAGATCACCATCCGCCCCCCCATCTGGCGAACAAACCTGGCTTATGTGATCTATCTGCTGATAATCCTATTGATCTTTTATGCCTATCGCAAAAGTGTGCTGTACCGGGAGAAACTCCGAAATCAACTGGCTTTGGATCAGATAGAGATTCAGAATGTGCGCAACAACAACCTGATGAAATTGCGGTTTTTCACCAACATCTCCCATGAATTCAGAACACCGCTTACCCTGATCAAGGCCCCCATCGAGAAACTGATGGAGTCGGGCGATCAACTGGATGCCGAAGAACAAAAATACCACTACCAGCTCATTAAAAACAATACCGGCAAGCTGCTCCAAATGGTCAATCAATTGATGGATTACCGGAAACTGGAAGCCGGAAACCTGGTATTGGAACCCTCCCGGGGAGATATTGTCTCCTTTTGCCGGGATATGTGGTCTGTTTTTTCTCCACTGGCGGCAAAAAAAGACATCACTTATGATTTTCATTCATCGGTGCCGTCTTTATCGATGGAATTTGATCCGGATAAACTGGATAAGATCATCAGCAATATCTTGTCGAATGCATTCAAATATACCCTTGAACACGGCCATATTGTCCTGGCCATCGAAAAAAAGGAGTCTGCCAATAAGCCAGAGCAAGCACAGGAGCCTTTCCTTTCCATACGGATTGTGGATGATGGGGTGGGCATTCCGGAGAAAGACCTGCCCTTTATATTTGACCGGTTCTACAGCCAGGAACGAAAAGGAGCGAGAAAAAAAGAAGGAACGGGAATTGGCCTGACCCTGGCCCAGGAACTGACCAAACTTCACGGGGGAGAAATAAGCGCAAGGTCAGAAGAAGGGAAAGGATCCGAATTTGAAATATTGCTCCCCATTGGCAAATGCCATGCCCCGGATAAAGAGGAGGAAAGGAAACCGGCAGATCGCTCCTGGGAGAAAGAATACACGGATGAGGCAATGGGCAGAAAGGCCGATGAACGGAAGAAGGCGGATAACGACAGGGACACCTCCGTGCCAAAGTACAGGTTGCTCGTAGTAGAAGATGATGAAGAAATGGGCCTGTTTTTGCAGAAAGAGCTATCGGCCGACTATAAAGTATCCCTTGCCAAAGATGGGGAAGAAGGGTTGAGGAAGGCTTTTTTTGACATTCCTCACCTCATTATCAGCGACGTAACCATGCCCAATATGGACGGCATTACCTTTTGCCGGAGTATTAAATCGGATGAACGCACCAGCCATATTCCCGTTGTTTTGCTTACCGCCCGCCATGCCCAGGGCAAACAGTTGGAGGGCCTGGAGTCCGGCGCCGATGACTATATCTTCAAGCCGTTCAACCTGGCCATCCTAAAATCGAGGGTCAACAACCTGCTTCAGTCGCGGCGCGAGCTGATGGAGAAATTCAAAAAAGGCACCGGCCTCGAATTTGACCATGAAGGTATTGAGCGCAAAGACCGTGATCTGATCCAGTCTATCATCGAGATTGTGCTAAAGCATATTCAGGAAGAAAAGCTAAATGCCGATTTTCTTGCCGAACGGATCAACATGAGCCGCTCCATGGTCTATTTGAAGATCGAATCGCTGACCGGGCAATCCGTCAATGAATTTATCCGGAATATCCGGCTTAAAAGATCGACCCAATTACTGCTGGAGAGTGACAGGACGGTTACGGAAATTGCCTATGCTGTAGGGTTCAATAGCCAATCTTATTTCACGCGGTCTTTTATCAAGCAGTTTGGGGTCTCTCCCAAGGAGTTTATCAAAAAGCATACGGGCAAATCCGAACATAATTGA
- a CDS encoding TonB-dependent receptor: MKREAIFMCLFLACLSQALAQEVTVTGVVTDASDGASLPGVNIIIEGTSKGTVTDIDGVYSIELEKGSVLIFSFTGYEALSIPVIGQTTIDVALATDVQALQEIVVVGYGTKRKSDLISSIASVKAEDMLKIPTSDIGEMLRGRAAGVLVTLGDAGPGSSSNILIRGKNSINGGNAPIVIADGVPVGSINDINPLDIASVEILKDAAAQAIYGARASNGVILITTKRGREGKINVNYSSFYGTQTVQRHFDTYSGEEFAGLKREAFRSDNNNQFLADEDVFTPTELEVLNSGEFIDWENEVLQLAPIQNHNVNISAGTEKTSLYASVNYLNQQGVVPGTSYEKATIRLNADQHINDWLKFGVNTSWQISENNDPGTGGTLQRTVTTSPLGKIYNDDGTYRLNPTGVQESFNPLLDLDETSNLKTDRNDIMNVFVDVSPVKGFNYRINASRRSWNRKSQGYSTKESLTGITAGGLGQGYIQFEDNVEWQLENILTYNKSIVLHNFGFTALQSITESKYSRLQNDVTNLPNDLLEIFGLESAQINQPYISANRRGLVSFAGRVEYDYDSRYYINLSARADASTVFGANNKWGYFPAIGLGWNVHQESFFDNAGALDYLKLRGSYGSVGNQAIDPYQSQSTADQLDYIFNGQKVTGYSPGSFLPNPDLRWETSTTLNLAVDFGIWNSRLFGTIEFYDTRTKDLLIDQALNAGLGYTRIKTNLGEIQNRGIELTLNGVLVNKKDVRVNAGMTFAKNNNKILSLYGLDEDGDGVEDDDVGNQWFIGYPIDVYYQYQPVGIYQAGEDIVHSHQPLAEPGDVKLFDRFPDDGELNADDRVITESPADWFGSFFFDANIKGFDLSANVITVQGVIRNNPYLYNYVDGGSLRGILNGVKQDYWTPENPTGNWPRPQESNDRLFIWTLGLQDASYFRLQNVTLGYSFNEKALAKMGLGKLRVYVTSQNPLTITDYQSYSPEKNPNDYPEATSVVGGIQVKF; this comes from the coding sequence ATGAAACGAGAAGCAATTTTTATGTGCCTGTTTTTGGCTTGCCTCAGTCAAGCATTAGCGCAGGAAGTCACCGTAACGGGTGTAGTGACCGATGCCAGTGATGGAGCATCGCTGCCCGGAGTGAACATCATTATTGAAGGTACCAGTAAAGGAACCGTCACCGATATTGATGGAGTTTATTCCATTGAATTGGAAAAAGGCAGTGTGCTGATCTTCTCCTTTACCGGATATGAGGCTCTATCTATTCCGGTTATCGGCCAAACCACCATCGATGTAGCCTTGGCGACGGATGTCCAGGCCCTTCAGGAAATCGTGGTGGTAGGATACGGAACCAAGCGAAAGAGCGACCTGATCAGCTCTATTGCCTCGGTCAAAGCGGAAGACATGCTCAAAATACCTACCAGCGACATTGGGGAAATGCTCCGGGGCAGAGCCGCCGGCGTTCTGGTCACATTGGGCGACGCCGGGCCTGGAAGTTCCTCCAATATCCTCATCCGGGGCAAAAACTCGATTAACGGCGGGAACGCGCCTATTGTCATTGCCGACGGCGTTCCTGTCGGAAGCATCAATGATATCAACCCACTCGATATCGCATCGGTGGAAATCCTGAAGGATGCGGCCGCTCAGGCTATCTATGGCGCCCGGGCCTCCAATGGCGTCATTCTGATCACGACTAAAAGAGGGCGGGAAGGCAAGATCAATGTCAACTACAGTAGTTTTTACGGCACCCAGACTGTACAGCGGCATTTCGATACCTACAGCGGCGAGGAGTTCGCCGGCCTGAAGCGGGAAGCGTTCCGTTCTGACAACAACAATCAATTTCTGGCGGATGAAGATGTCTTTACCCCAACAGAATTGGAAGTGCTCAACAGTGGTGAATTCATTGACTGGGAAAACGAGGTGCTCCAACTGGCGCCCATTCAGAATCATAACGTCAACATTTCCGCAGGTACTGAAAAAACCAGCTTGTACGCCAGCGTCAACTACCTGAACCAGCAGGGAGTAGTGCCCGGCACCAGTTATGAAAAAGCAACCATCCGGCTGAATGCCGATCAGCACATCAACGATTGGTTGAAATTTGGCGTCAACACCTCCTGGCAAATATCGGAAAATAATGATCCCGGCACCGGAGGAACCCTGCAGCGAACGGTAACCACTTCTCCCCTGGGGAAAATCTATAATGACGACGGCACTTACCGGCTCAATCCAACCGGCGTACAGGAAAGCTTTAACCCTTTACTGGACCTCGATGAAACCTCAAACTTAAAAACGGACCGCAATGACATCATGAATGTCTTTGTAGATGTCAGCCCGGTCAAAGGATTCAACTACCGGATCAACGCCAGCCGCCGGTCCTGGAACCGGAAGTCACAGGGCTATTCCACCAAAGAATCCCTGACCGGCATAACGGCCGGCGGCCTCGGGCAGGGATACATTCAGTTTGAAGATAACGTGGAATGGCAATTGGAGAACATCCTGACCTACAATAAGTCCATCGTCCTGCACAATTTTGGATTTACGGCTTTGCAGAGCATAACGGAGTCGAAATACAGCCGCCTGCAAAATGATGTGACCAACCTGCCCAATGATTTACTGGAGATTTTTGGATTGGAATCCGCGCAAATCAATCAACCGTACATCAGCGCCAACCGCAGGGGGTTGGTCTCTTTTGCAGGACGAGTCGAATATGATTATGATAGCAGGTACTATATCAACTTGTCGGCGCGCGCCGATGCCTCGACCGTTTTCGGGGCCAATAATAAATGGGGCTATTTCCCCGCTATTGGCCTGGGTTGGAATGTACACCAGGAAAGTTTCTTCGACAACGCTGGTGCACTCGATTATTTAAAGCTGCGGGGGAGCTACGGCAGTGTGGGCAATCAGGCTATAGATCCTTACCAAAGCCAAAGTACGGCCGATCAATTGGATTATATATTTAATGGACAGAAGGTTACCGGTTACTCGCCTGGCAGTTTCTTGCCCAACCCCGACTTGAGATGGGAGACTTCAACCACTTTAAACCTGGCCGTAGATTTTGGCATCTGGAACAGCCGCCTCTTCGGCACCATTGAATTCTACGACACCAGAACAAAAGATCTATTGATTGACCAGGCCCTGAATGCCGGACTGGGGTACACCAGAATAAAGACCAATCTCGGCGAAATTCAAAACCGGGGGATCGAACTCACTTTGAATGGCGTGCTGGTTAATAAAAAAGATGTTCGGGTTAATGCCGGCATGACCTTTGCCAAGAACAACAATAAAATCCTGAGCTTGTATGGTTTGGATGAAGACGGTGATGGTGTTGAAGATGATGACGTAGGCAACCAGTGGTTCATTGGTTATCCTATTGATGTCTATTACCAGTATCAACCCGTTGGCATCTATCAGGCCGGCGAAGACATCGTCCATAGCCATCAGCCCCTGGCAGAGCCCGGTGACGTAAAGTTGTTCGACCGTTTTCCGGATGACGGGGAATTAAATGCCGACGACCGGGTGATCACCGAAAGCCCCGCCGACTGGTTTGGATCCTTCTTCTTTGATGCCAACATAAAAGGCTTTGACCTTTCCGCAAATGTAATAACGGTCCAGGGGGTTATCCGAAACAACCCTTATCTCTATAACTATGTTGACGGCGGATCGCTGCGGGGAATTCTCAACGGTGTAAAACAAGACTACTGGACCCCGGAGAACCCAACCGGCAACTGGCCAAGGCCCCAGGAATCCAACGACCGCCTGTTCATCTGGACGTTGGGCCTTCAGGATGCTTCCTACTTCCGGCTGCAGAACGTAACGCTGGGATACAGCTTTAATGAAAAGGCATTAGCAAAAATGGGGCTGGGTAAACTCAGGGTGTATGTGACCAGCCAAAATCCTTTGACCATAACGGACTATCAATCCTACAGCCCGGAAAAAAACCCTAATGATTATCCCGAGGCTACGTCTGTCGTAGGAGGCATACAAGTAAAATTTTGA